The sequence below is a genomic window from Paenibacillus silvisoli.
AAGAGAGGGAGCCGGACAAGAACGGTTTGGAAGGTAATGAAAAAAAATCTGCCGCTGTTCAGCATGTCGCTGCCAGGTATTTTGTTCAAAATGATTTTTTCTTACTTACCTTTGTTCGGTTTGATCTTAGCCTTTAAACATTTCCGGGTGGATAAGGGAATTTGGGGCAGCGATTGGGCCGGCTTCCAAAACTTTCAGTTTTTGTTCCGCAGCAACAATGCATGGATCATTACACGCAATACGGTTCTTTATAATGGAGCATTTATCGTCATCACCATGATTGTCGCGATCACGCTGGCCGTGCTATTAAATGAACTGTCGAGCCGGTGGATGAAAGTCCATCAAACGATTCTGTTCATTCCATATTTCATCTCATGGGTCGTCATCGGCTATATTGTCCAGGCTTTTCTCGACCATCAGCATGGCTTTGTGAATCAAGTGCTTACCGCTCTCGGGCTTGAATCGGTCAAGTGGTACCAGGAAGCCCGGTTTTGGCCATACATCTTGACGGCGGCGCAGCTGTGGAAGACGGTTGGCTTCTCTACCTTGATCTATTACGCCGGCATTATCGGAATCGACCCTACTTATTACGAAGCCGCTAAAATCGACGGAGCTTCACGCTGGAAGATGACCACTCAGATTACGCTACCGCTTCTCACCCCGCTCATCGTTATTTTGTTCATTGTTGCGCTGGGGAATATTTTCAGAGCGGACTTCGGGTTGTTCTATTTCGTGCCGAACGACTCCAGCTTCCTCTATCCGGTTACCGATGTCATCGACACGTACGTCTATCGATCGCTCAAAGTCATGGGAGATATCGGGATGTCTACAGCCGTCGGCTTGTACCAGTCGCTCATCGGATTTGTGCTCGTCATCACCGCGAATTTCATCATTCGCAAAATAAATAGAGAGCATTCATTATGGTAGGAGGAAGTCGGATGACCGCTGTACAACGCAAGAAGCTCACGCTGTTCGAACTGATCGTCCATACATTTTTCATCGGATTGTCGGTTTGCATCCTTGTTCCGTTGCTGCTTCTCGTCTCGATTTCGATCAGCGACGAGAAATCGTTGAATACGCTCGGCTATCGTCTCATTCCGGCAAAATACAGCTTTAAGGCGTATGATCTCATTTTGCAAGCTCCAAAACAGCTGCTGGATGCTTATGGCGTGACGGTTACCGTTACTTGCATTGGCGCGATCATTGGCCTATTCATGACGAGTCTGCTGGCTTACACGATGTCTCGCAAAGATTACGCGCTTCGGAACGTCACCATGAGGTATGTCGTCGTCACGATGCTGTTCAGCGGCGGACTTGTGCCCTTCTATATTCTGGTTACGCAATATCTTCACTTGAAGGATACGATCTGGGCGTTGATCGTCCCTTACTTGATCAGCCCGTTCTACACCCTCGTCATGAAAGGCTTTATGGATCAGGTGCCAATGGAGACGATTGAATCGGCCAAGATCGATGGGGCTGGCGAATGGCGCACCTTCATGACAATCATATTGCCGCTCGTGAAGCCGGCGCTTGCAACGGTCGGACTGTTTATCTGCTTTATCTACTGGAATGACTGGTGGCTCGGTCTGCTGTTCATTGATAATCCGAAGCTCGTTCCGCTGCAGCTGCTGCTGTACCGGGTGCTGAGTACGATCGATTTTCTGACGAACGGCATGGCTCAAGTGAACGTCGATATCGATTTGAGCACGTTCCCAAGCTTATCCGCCCGAATGGCTCTCACCGTATTGGCAGCAGGCCCGATGCTTTTCGTCTTCCCTTTCTTCCAGAAATATTTCGTGAAAGGGCTTACGATCGGTGCCGTTAAAGGATAGGCCGGATCGCGGATTTCTCCGCCGATTCGTTTATCATATAGCATTCATACAAAAATAATGGAGGTCTTGCACAGATGAAAAAGAAACTCGGTAAGTTAAGTTTGGCCCTCTTGACGACTACGATCGTATTGGCTGGGTGCGGCAGCAATGCTGGGCAAAATGCAAACTCTACATCCAATTCTTCTGCAAGCAACTCGGGTTCGAACAACACAGCATCAAGCAACTCCGGGTCCAACAACACAGCATCAAGCAACTCCTCAGCTTCCACACAAGCTCTGCAGCCGGTCGATTTGACCTGGTACTTCCCGCTTCCGGCCGTTCCGGCAGATATGCAGTCAGTTGAAGATGCCGTAAACAAAATTACACAAGCGAAAATCAATGCGACTATTCATATGAAACCGGCAGCTTTCGGCGATTACACGCAGAAAATGAACGTGATCGTCGCTTCCGGCGAAGAATCGGATATTATTTGGACGTCGAACTGGAACTTCGATTATGCGCAAAACGTAGCAAAGGGCGCATTCATTCCACTTGACGACCTTCTTGCAAAGTATGCGCCTGATGTTCAGAAGAGCATGCCTAGCTTCGTATGGGATGCAACGAAAGTCGGCGGTAAAACGTACGGCCTGCCTGATTACCAGACCGTCACGAACCGTGAAGGCTTTAAGATCGTCAAATCGTTCGCTGACAAATACAGTTTGGATACAAGCAAAATTAAGAAGATTACGGATATCGAACCGTTCCTAGCGGCTGTTAAGAAAGGTGAGCCCGGCAAAATCCCATTCGCGTTGGATCAACGCGGTGTGTTCGGCGGCATGCTCCATACGTTCGGGCTTGAGGGAATCGGCGGCTTAGGTACTGTTAACTTCAGCGATCCTTCCAAAGTGACAGACATGTATGAAACGGACGCTTACAAGCAATATCTAAACACGATGCATGACTGGTACACGAAAGGATATATCAATGAAGACGCTGCAACCGTCAAGAACGCAAACGATGTCATTAAAACCGGCAATGTCGTTTCCGTATTCCATAACGTACTCAGCGCGGATGCCGTTGCCAACGCGAAGGCGACACTGGGCGATATCGTGCTGGCGCCAACGACCGACTTCTTCGCTTCGACGGGTACGATTATTACGACGATGCAAGCGATCAGCAAGACGTCCAAAAATCCGGAACGCGCCATGATGTTCCTGAACCTGGTCAACACGGATAAAGAACTGTATAACATTTTGGCATACGGCGTACAAGGCAAGCACTACACGCTCGGCGCGGATAATACGGTTCAAGTCAATGCGGATGCAGGCTATGCTCCGAATGCGGCATGGGTATTCGGCAATACGTTCAATGCACTGCTGACACCTGGCAAAACAGCCGATATCGTCGGTCAAGTAGAGAAAGACAACGAAAGTGCGCAGGCTTCTCCGTTGATGGGCTTTATCTTCGACGTACAGCCGGTATCTGCAGAGATTGCTTCCGTTACAGCGGTCGTCAATCAATACGGTCCTCCGCTTAACACAGGTACAGTTGACCCGGCCAAAACGCTGCCGGAATTCATCAGCCAGCTGAAGTCGGCAGGAATCGATAAAGTAATCGCAGAAATGCAGAAACAGCTGGATTCTTGGAAGGCTGCGAAGTAATAACGATTTAGAGGGTACCCCGCTTGGGTACCCTCTCTGTCGTTTGTTTCCTTTTCGCGGGCCCGTGATCCCGCCGAGTGTATGTTCGGCTGGATCATAC
It includes:
- a CDS encoding ABC transporter permease, whose translation is MKTEGDEMNAPAIAEKVNAVQKRGSRTRTVWKVMKKNLPLFSMSLPGILFKMIFSYLPLFGLILAFKHFRVDKGIWGSDWAGFQNFQFLFRSNNAWIITRNTVLYNGAFIVITMIVAITLAVLLNELSSRWMKVHQTILFIPYFISWVVIGYIVQAFLDHQHGFVNQVLTALGLESVKWYQEARFWPYILTAAQLWKTVGFSTLIYYAGIIGIDPTYYEAAKIDGASRWKMTTQITLPLLTPLIVILFIVALGNIFRADFGLFYFVPNDSSFLYPVTDVIDTYVYRSLKVMGDIGMSTAVGLYQSLIGFVLVITANFIIRKINREHSLW
- a CDS encoding ABC transporter substrate-binding protein, translating into MTWYFPLPAVPADMQSVEDAVNKITQAKINATIHMKPAAFGDYTQKMNVIVASGEESDIIWTSNWNFDYAQNVAKGAFIPLDDLLAKYAPDVQKSMPSFVWDATKVGGKTYGLPDYQTVTNREGFKIVKSFADKYSLDTSKIKKITDIEPFLAAVKKGEPGKIPFALDQRGVFGGMLHTFGLEGIGGLGTVNFSDPSKVTDMYETDAYKQYLNTMHDWYTKGYINEDAATVKNANDVIKTGNVVSVFHNVLSADAVANAKATLGDIVLAPTTDFFASTGTIITTMQAISKTSKNPERAMMFLNLVNTDKELYNILAYGVQGKHYTLGADNTVQVNADAGYAPNAAWVFGNTFNALLTPGKTADIVGQVEKDNESAQASPLMGFIFDVQPVSAEIASVTAVVNQYGPPLNTGTVDPAKTLPEFISQLKSAGIDKVIAEMQKQLDSWKAAK
- a CDS encoding carbohydrate ABC transporter permease, whose translation is MTAVQRKKLTLFELIVHTFFIGLSVCILVPLLLLVSISISDEKSLNTLGYRLIPAKYSFKAYDLILQAPKQLLDAYGVTVTVTCIGAIIGLFMTSLLAYTMSRKDYALRNVTMRYVVVTMLFSGGLVPFYILVTQYLHLKDTIWALIVPYLISPFYTLVMKGFMDQVPMETIESAKIDGAGEWRTFMTIILPLVKPALATVGLFICFIYWNDWWLGLLFIDNPKLVPLQLLLYRVLSTIDFLTNGMAQVNVDIDLSTFPSLSARMALTVLAAGPMLFVFPFFQKYFVKGLTIGAVKG